The Terracoccus luteus genome includes a region encoding these proteins:
- a CDS encoding polysaccharide deacetylase family protein, with protein MRGGCRSAGLLSPRPTARRPAPQRAVVVVWPHRDSRLWPLSIVVDNVIYIDAEQFSPTPATAASAPGPDPSWGPCWLTVDDGPNGATTLALLDVLSRHEVPAVFCVVGQAVATRDGAAVLREVVARGHVVGNHGWDFSDLGGRTPHEVRDSLRRTMDTVAEVVGGHVPVPWFRAANGSWGATVSVATGLGMTPLPVRGTIDDWLTQDTGILTANLRRVTEAGGLVLVHDGGGDRTGTVRALDRVLGERRDEGRLFTLPQPGQVGDP; from the coding sequence ATGCGCGGTGGATGCCGGTCGGCGGGGCTGCTCTCGCCCCGTCCGACCGCGCGGCGCCCGGCGCCCCAACGCGCCGTCGTCGTGGTGTGGCCCCACCGTGACAGCCGCCTCTGGCCTTTGTCAATCGTTGTCGATAACGTTATCTACATCGATGCCGAACAGTTCTCCCCTACCCCGGCGACCGCAGCCTCAGCGCCGGGCCCCGACCCGTCCTGGGGGCCGTGCTGGCTCACGGTCGACGACGGCCCGAACGGCGCCACGACGCTCGCCCTGCTGGACGTGCTCTCGCGCCACGAGGTGCCGGCCGTCTTCTGTGTCGTGGGCCAGGCCGTCGCCACCCGCGACGGCGCGGCGGTCCTGCGCGAGGTCGTCGCCCGCGGACACGTCGTCGGCAACCACGGGTGGGACTTCTCCGACCTCGGCGGCCGCACACCGCACGAGGTGCGTGACAGCCTGCGGCGCACCATGGATACCGTGGCCGAGGTCGTGGGTGGTCACGTGCCGGTGCCGTGGTTCCGGGCGGCGAACGGCAGCTGGGGTGCGACCGTGTCGGTGGCGACCGGGCTGGGGATGACGCCTCTGCCGGTGCGCGGCACGATCGACGACTGGCTCACCCAGGACACCGGCATCCTCACCGCCAACCTGCGCAGGGTCACCGAGGCCGGCGGTCTGGTGCTCGTGCACGACGGTGGTGGCGACCGCACGGGTACCGTCCGCGCGCTCGACCGGGTGCTCGGCGAACGACGCGACGAGGGGCGGCTCTTCACGCTGCCGCAGCCGGGCCA
- a CDS encoding ABC transporter substrate-binding protein, which translates to MNRTPVLRLTAVGLGLSLLAACGSGGTDAPGASGGDGGAQTITWWHNSNTGEGKTYYDQVAKDFEKSHPGTTVQVSAMQHEDMLTKLDAAFQSGDAPDVYMERGGGELADHVEAGLTKDLSASAGDVIGTLGGSVAGWQVDGKTYALPFSVGVVGFWYNKALFEKAGITAAPTTWDEFYAAVDKLKAAGIAPVSVGAGDKWPAAHYWYYFSARECAQQTLTDAVKSLKFSDPCFVKAGDDVQRLVAAKPFNAGFLSTPAQTGPTSASGLLATGKVAMELQGHWEPGVMQGLTADGKGLGENTGWFPFPAVDGGAGDPKAQLGGGDAWGVSQDAPEVAVEFAKYLLSDQVQKGFAEKSMGLPTNPAAASSVGDPALAGLLKVRDEAPYVQLYFDTAFGAAVGGAMNDEIALMFAGKATPQQIVDKTQAAADESK; encoded by the coding sequence ATGAATCGCACCCCCGTGCTGCGGCTGACCGCCGTCGGTCTCGGTCTCAGCCTGCTGGCCGCCTGCGGGTCCGGCGGCACCGACGCCCCCGGCGCGTCAGGCGGCGACGGAGGCGCCCAGACCATCACCTGGTGGCACAACTCGAACACCGGTGAGGGCAAGACCTACTACGACCAGGTGGCCAAGGACTTCGAGAAGAGCCACCCCGGGACGACCGTGCAGGTCAGCGCCATGCAGCACGAGGACATGCTGACCAAGCTCGACGCCGCCTTCCAGAGCGGCGACGCCCCCGACGTCTACATGGAGCGCGGCGGCGGCGAGCTGGCCGACCACGTCGAGGCGGGCCTGACCAAGGACCTCAGCGCCTCGGCAGGCGACGTCATCGGCACGCTCGGCGGCTCCGTCGCCGGCTGGCAGGTCGACGGCAAGACCTACGCCCTGCCGTTCTCGGTCGGCGTCGTCGGCTTCTGGTACAACAAGGCCCTCTTCGAGAAGGCAGGCATCACCGCCGCGCCGACGACGTGGGACGAGTTCTACGCCGCCGTCGACAAGCTCAAGGCCGCCGGTATCGCGCCCGTCTCGGTCGGCGCCGGCGACAAGTGGCCGGCCGCGCACTACTGGTACTACTTCTCGGCGCGCGAGTGCGCGCAGCAGACGCTGACGGATGCCGTCAAGAGCCTGAAGTTCTCGGACCCGTGCTTCGTCAAGGCCGGCGACGACGTGCAGCGCCTCGTCGCGGCCAAGCCCTTCAACGCCGGCTTCCTCTCGACGCCAGCGCAGACCGGCCCGACCAGCGCCTCCGGCCTGCTCGCCACCGGCAAGGTCGCCATGGAGCTGCAGGGTCACTGGGAGCCCGGCGTCATGCAGGGCCTCACCGCCGACGGCAAGGGCCTCGGCGAGAACACCGGCTGGTTCCCCTTCCCCGCGGTCGACGGCGGGGCGGGCGACCCCAAGGCCCAGCTCGGTGGCGGCGACGCCTGGGGCGTCTCCCAGGACGCGCCCGAGGTGGCCGTCGAGTTCGCGAAGTACCTCCTCTCGGACCAGGTGCAGAAGGGCTTCGCCGAGAAGAGCATGGGGCTGCCGACCAACCCGGCCGCCGCGTCGTCGGTCGGCGACCCGGCCCTGGCCGGCCTCCTCAAGGTGCGCGACGAGGCCCCCTACGTGCAGCTCTACTTCGACACCGCCTTCGGGGCCGCCGTCGGCGGCGCTATGAACGACGAGATCGCCCTGATGTTCGCCGGCAAGGCCACCCCGCAGCAGATCGTCGACAAGACGCAGGCGGCCGCCGACGAGAGCAAGTGA
- a CDS encoding carbohydrate ABC transporter permease, which translates to MPGRGTSRPGTGPGESRTGRDATGTGRGARGRRDRGARSVDPRVGSRGRQRLEVLLFTGPALVLFALFVVWPIAKALQFSVYRWKGFGPLTDFVGLRNYGNVLQNEVFTGALVHNLVIVVASIAIQLPLGIAIALLLNRKMWGQGLLRTVVFVPYVLSEVITGVVWFQLLQPQYGVVDTLLAAVGLDGPAEGWLGTPDRALLTVLVVLTWKYLGLAVILFLAGLQGVPDELFEAAEIDGASWGQIQRRITLPLLGPTLRTWAFLSMIGSLQLFDMVWILTGGGPANSTTTMATFLVNEGTKRQNYGVAAAASVVLFVVALVLALTYQRFVLRRDLDTDGGRR; encoded by the coding sequence GTGCCCGGCCGTGGGACGTCACGGCCGGGCACCGGTCCCGGCGAGAGCCGGACGGGCCGCGATGCCACCGGCACCGGTCGCGGCGCACGAGGCCGCCGGGACCGCGGAGCCCGCAGCGTCGACCCGCGCGTCGGCTCGAGGGGTCGTCAGCGCCTCGAGGTGCTGCTCTTCACCGGGCCCGCCCTCGTGCTCTTCGCGCTCTTCGTCGTCTGGCCGATCGCGAAGGCCCTGCAGTTCTCGGTCTACCGGTGGAAGGGCTTCGGGCCCCTCACCGACTTCGTCGGGCTGCGCAACTACGGGAACGTGCTGCAGAACGAGGTCTTCACCGGCGCCCTCGTGCACAACCTCGTCATCGTCGTGGCCTCCATCGCCATCCAGCTGCCGCTCGGCATCGCCATCGCGCTGCTGCTCAACCGCAAAATGTGGGGGCAGGGACTGCTGCGCACGGTCGTCTTCGTGCCCTACGTGCTCAGCGAGGTCATCACCGGCGTCGTCTGGTTCCAGCTGCTGCAGCCGCAGTACGGCGTCGTCGACACCCTCCTCGCCGCCGTCGGTCTCGACGGCCCGGCCGAGGGCTGGCTCGGCACCCCCGACCGGGCCCTGCTCACCGTCCTCGTCGTGCTGACGTGGAAGTACCTCGGCCTCGCCGTCATCCTCTTCCTCGCCGGCCTGCAGGGCGTGCCCGACGAGCTCTTCGAGGCGGCCGAGATCGACGGGGCCTCGTGGGGCCAGATCCAGCGGCGCATCACCCTGCCTCTGCTCGGGCCGACGCTGCGCACCTGGGCCTTCCTGTCGATGATCGGCTCGTTGCAGCTCTTCGACATGGTGTGGATCCTCACCGGCGGCGGACCGGCCAACTCGACGACGACGATGGCCACCTTCCTCGTCAACGAGGGCACGAAGCGGCAGAACTACGGGGTGGCCGCGGCCGCCTCGGTCGTGCTCTTCGTCGTCGCCCTCGTCCTCGCCCTCACCTACCAGCGGTTCGTGCTGCGGCGCGACCTCGACACCGACGGGGGCCGGCGATGA
- a CDS encoding carbohydrate ABC transporter permease, translating into MTATTERRGAPTRPPGRPASDTRGTRTASRRRRSGGGTPLVYALALVVVAVTLGPVVYGVLGGFRTNAQLAESPAALPNPWVMSNYTGVLTNPAFWRYALNSTVIALLTTALVVVLGMMAAYPLARYRFKGREQLFLVFVMGLLFPVTVAIIPLFILVTRDLHLGNTWWGVALPQAAFALPMTVVILRPFLQAIPDELEEAALLDGATRVGFFWRVLVPLSGPGMVTVGVLAFVGSWNAYLLPLLLLQEKTKTLPLGVADFSSQYASDTAGVFAFTTLAMVPALVFFLAMQKRIVGGLQGAVKG; encoded by the coding sequence ATGACCGCCACGACCGAACGCCGGGGCGCACCGACCCGCCCACCGGGCCGACCGGCATCCGACACCAGAGGCACGCGCACGGCGTCACGCCGGCGACGCTCGGGGGGCGGCACGCCGCTCGTCTACGCGCTCGCGCTCGTCGTCGTGGCCGTCACCCTCGGACCGGTGGTCTACGGCGTGCTGGGTGGCTTCCGCACCAACGCCCAGCTCGCGGAGTCGCCTGCGGCACTTCCGAACCCGTGGGTCATGAGCAACTACACCGGGGTGCTGACCAACCCCGCGTTCTGGCGCTACGCCCTCAACTCGACGGTCATCGCCCTGCTCACGACGGCCCTCGTCGTCGTGCTCGGCATGATGGCCGCCTACCCGCTGGCGCGCTACCGCTTCAAGGGCCGCGAGCAGCTCTTCCTCGTCTTCGTCATGGGGCTGCTCTTCCCGGTCACCGTCGCGATCATCCCGCTGTTCATCCTGGTCACCCGCGACCTGCATCTCGGCAACACGTGGTGGGGGGTGGCGCTGCCGCAGGCGGCCTTCGCGCTGCCGATGACCGTCGTCATCCTCAGGCCGTTCCTGCAGGCGATCCCCGACGAGCTCGAGGAGGCGGCCCTGCTCGACGGCGCCACCCGCGTCGGCTTCTTCTGGCGGGTGCTCGTCCCGCTCTCCGGGCCGGGGATGGTCACCGTCGGCGTGCTCGCGTTCGTCGGCTCGTGGAACGCCTACCTGCTGCCGCTGCTGCTGCTGCAGGAGAAGACGAAGACCCTGCCCCTCGGGGTGGCCGACTTCTCGTCGCAGTACGCCTCCGACACCGCCGGCGTCTTCGCCTTCACGACGCTGGCCATGGTGCCGGCGCTCGTCTTCTTCCTCGCCATGCAGAAGCGCATCGTGGGCGGGCTGCAGGGCGCGGTCAAGGGATGA
- a CDS encoding glycoside hydrolase family 3 N-terminal domain-containing protein has protein sequence MTLPEKLAQLVGFWEKEDGEAVAPLQGDFEQAQGLDAATAHGLGHLTRVYGTRPVEPAERARWLWERQRRLVRETRLGIPALVHEECLTGLAAWTATTYPTPLAWGASFDPDLVERMGAAIGSSMRALGVHQGLAPVLDVVRDPRWGRVDECISEDPYVVGTVGTAYVRGLQGAGVHATLKHFVGYSASRSGRNFGVVEAGRRELEDVLLVPFEMALLDGGARSVMHAYVEIDGVPVASDPELLTGVLRDRWGFTGTVVADYFGVAFLHLLHGVAADLGEAAGLALAAGVDVELPTGDAYLRPLETAVRRGDVDERLVDRAVVRALTQKADLGLLDATFDDEPPTAVDLDPDEHRSLAAQLAEESVVLLSNDGTLPLARGRRVAVVGPNAHRVAALMGCYSFVNHVLPQHPGVPDGIRVPTVLEALTTELGAAPDLALGCAVDDDDTSGFDEAARVAASADVVVAVVGDHAALFGRGTVGEGCDRDDLELPGVQRALVERLLEQGRPVVLVVLSGRPYALDWALARCAAVVQAFFPGEEGGAAVAGVLSGRVNPSGRMPVSVPRSAGAQPYTYLHPPLGGPSDVSSLDTTPALPFGHGLSYTTFSRTDLVVDAAATSGPVVARVRVTNTGERAGTDVVQLYGRDVVASVTRPVAQLLGYRRLHLEPGESRTVELVVPAARLAFTDRRGRRVVEPGDLRLWVGPSCADRETEVTVTLTGPVHEVAADRATERVTRTTLHP, from the coding sequence ATGACCCTGCCGGAGAAGCTCGCTCAGCTCGTCGGGTTCTGGGAGAAGGAGGACGGCGAGGCGGTGGCGCCCCTGCAGGGCGACTTCGAGCAGGCGCAGGGCCTCGACGCGGCCACGGCCCACGGGCTCGGCCACCTCACGCGGGTCTACGGGACCCGGCCGGTCGAGCCGGCCGAGCGGGCGCGCTGGCTCTGGGAGCGGCAGCGGCGCCTCGTGCGCGAGACCCGCCTCGGCATCCCCGCGCTCGTGCACGAGGAGTGCCTCACCGGGCTCGCCGCGTGGACCGCGACGACCTACCCGACCCCCCTCGCCTGGGGGGCGAGCTTCGACCCCGACCTCGTCGAGCGGATGGGGGCGGCCATCGGCTCGTCGATGCGGGCCCTCGGCGTGCACCAGGGGCTGGCACCGGTGCTCGACGTCGTGCGCGACCCACGCTGGGGACGGGTCGACGAGTGCATCTCCGAGGACCCGTACGTCGTCGGCACCGTCGGCACCGCCTACGTGCGCGGCCTGCAGGGGGCCGGGGTGCACGCCACCCTCAAGCACTTCGTCGGCTACTCGGCCTCGCGCTCGGGCCGCAACTTCGGCGTCGTCGAGGCCGGACGGCGCGAGCTCGAGGACGTGCTGCTCGTGCCCTTCGAAATGGCCCTGCTCGACGGCGGTGCCCGCTCCGTCATGCACGCCTACGTCGAGATCGACGGCGTGCCGGTGGCGTCCGACCCCGAGCTGCTCACCGGGGTGCTGCGTGACCGCTGGGGGTTCACCGGCACCGTCGTCGCCGACTACTTCGGCGTCGCCTTCCTGCACCTGCTGCACGGGGTGGCCGCCGACCTCGGCGAGGCGGCCGGGCTCGCGCTCGCCGCGGGCGTCGACGTCGAGCTGCCCACCGGTGACGCCTATCTCCGACCGCTGGAGACGGCGGTGCGGCGGGGCGACGTCGACGAGCGCCTCGTCGACCGGGCCGTCGTGCGGGCCCTGACACAGAAGGCCGACCTCGGCCTGCTCGACGCGACCTTCGACGACGAGCCGCCGACCGCCGTCGACCTCGACCCCGACGAACACCGTTCTCTCGCTGCGCAGCTCGCAGAGGAGTCGGTCGTGCTCCTGTCCAACGACGGCACTCTGCCTCTTGCCCGTGGCCGCCGCGTCGCCGTCGTCGGACCCAACGCGCACCGCGTGGCCGCCCTCATGGGGTGCTACTCCTTCGTCAACCACGTGCTGCCCCAGCACCCGGGGGTGCCCGACGGCATCCGGGTGCCGACCGTGCTCGAGGCGCTCACCACCGAGCTGGGTGCGGCGCCCGACCTCGCCCTCGGATGCGCGGTCGACGACGACGACACGAGCGGGTTCGACGAGGCGGCCCGCGTGGCTGCCTCCGCCGACGTCGTCGTCGCCGTCGTCGGCGACCACGCCGCGCTCTTCGGTCGCGGGACCGTCGGCGAGGGCTGCGACCGCGACGACCTCGAGCTGCCGGGGGTCCAGCGGGCCCTCGTCGAGCGGCTCCTCGAGCAGGGCCGGCCCGTCGTGCTCGTCGTGCTGAGCGGCCGCCCGTACGCGCTCGACTGGGCCCTGGCCCGCTGCGCTGCCGTCGTGCAGGCGTTCTTCCCCGGCGAGGAGGGCGGCGCCGCCGTCGCCGGCGTGCTGAGCGGCCGGGTCAACCCGTCGGGTCGGATGCCGGTGAGCGTGCCGCGCTCGGCCGGTGCGCAGCCGTACACGTACCTGCACCCACCGCTGGGTGGGCCGAGCGACGTGAGCAGCCTCGACACCACCCCGGCCCTGCCCTTCGGGCACGGGCTGTCGTACACGACCTTCAGTCGTACCGACCTCGTCGTCGACGCCGCCGCCACGTCCGGCCCGGTCGTGGCGCGGGTGCGGGTCACCAACACCGGCGAGCGGGCCGGCACCGACGTCGTGCAGCTCTACGGCCGTGACGTCGTCGCCAGCGTCACCCGCCCGGTGGCCCAGCTGCTCGGCTACCGCCGGCTGCACCTCGAGCCGGGGGAGTCGCGCACGGTCGAGCTCGTCGTGCCCGCGGCGCGGCTCGCCTTCACCGACCGACGTGGCCGGCGCGTCGTCGAGCCCGGCGACCTGCGCCTCTGGGTGGGTCCGTCGTGCGCCGACCGCGAGACCGAGGTGACCGTCACCCTCACGGGGCCGGTGCACGAGGTCGCGGCCGACCGCGCCACCGAGCGCGTCACCCGCACGACCCTCCACCCCTGA
- a CDS encoding fatty acid desaturase family protein, whose translation MTTLVNAPVNTPPLAPSGTPGARAAAPVPAPGAPASAGRRKPVLAASGGPANRPAAAAHLSDAQVEQLGRELDALRDKVIASRGAKDAAYIRRVIKVQRGLELAGRATLLVSKKKGAFVAGTAMLSVAKVLENMEIGHNVLHGQWDWMRDPDIHSTTWEWDFVSPAASWKHTHNDLHHTWTNVLGKDKDVGYSILRMDASEPWHPANLGNPVYNAILAPFFEWGIAIYDLELEAYKDGEKSKAELVRDLKATGRKVVRQFTKDYAATPAAAMVFGSGKQALIGTFTANAIRNVWAHSVIFCGHFPDGVDTFTEDEIEGETRGDWYIRQMLGSANISGSKLMHLMTGNLSHQIEHHCFPDLPSNRYAEVAVALREICDRYGLPYTTGPLPKQVGSAWAKVFRLALPPKKAATA comes from the coding sequence ATGACCACACTGGTGAACGCACCCGTCAACACGCCCCCGCTCGCACCCTCGGGTACGCCGGGCGCCCGGGCCGCTGCGCCCGTGCCCGCCCCGGGCGCCCCGGCATCCGCCGGTCGCCGCAAGCCCGTGCTGGCCGCCTCGGGTGGCCCCGCCAACCGTCCTGCTGCCGCCGCGCACCTCAGCGACGCCCAGGTCGAGCAGCTCGGGCGCGAGCTCGACGCCCTGCGTGACAAGGTCATCGCGAGCCGGGGGGCCAAGGACGCCGCGTACATCCGCCGCGTCATCAAGGTGCAGCGCGGGCTCGAGCTCGCCGGCCGCGCCACCCTGCTCGTGTCGAAGAAGAAGGGCGCCTTCGTCGCCGGCACCGCGATGCTCTCGGTCGCGAAGGTCCTCGAGAACATGGAGATCGGCCACAACGTCCTGCACGGCCAGTGGGACTGGATGCGTGACCCCGACATCCACTCGACGACGTGGGAGTGGGACTTCGTCTCGCCCGCCGCGTCGTGGAAGCACACCCACAACGACCTGCACCACACGTGGACGAACGTGCTGGGCAAGGACAAGGACGTGGGCTACTCCATCCTGCGCATGGACGCCTCCGAGCCGTGGCACCCCGCCAACCTCGGCAACCCCGTCTACAACGCGATCCTCGCGCCGTTCTTCGAGTGGGGCATCGCCATCTACGACCTCGAGCTCGAGGCGTACAAGGACGGCGAGAAGAGCAAGGCCGAGCTCGTGCGTGACCTCAAGGCCACCGGCCGCAAGGTCGTGCGCCAGTTCACGAAGGACTACGCCGCCACCCCCGCCGCCGCCATGGTCTTCGGCTCGGGCAAGCAGGCGCTCATCGGCACCTTCACCGCCAACGCGATCCGCAACGTCTGGGCCCACTCGGTCATCTTCTGCGGCCACTTCCCCGACGGTGTCGACACCTTCACCGAGGACGAGATCGAGGGCGAGACCCGCGGCGACTGGTACATCCGCCAGATGCTCGGCTCGGCCAACATCTCCGGCAGCAAGCTCATGCACCTCATGACCGGCAACCTCAGCCACCAGATCGAGCACCACTGCTTCCCCGACCTGCCCAGCAACCGGTACGCCGAGGTGGCCGTCGCGCTGCGTGAGATCTGCGACCGCTACGGCCTGCCGTACACGACCGGCCCGCTGCCCAAGCAGGTCGGCTCGGCCTGGGCCAAGGTCTTCCGCCTCGCCCTGCCGCCGAAGAAGGCCGCCACCGCCTGA